A stretch of the Stegostoma tigrinum isolate sSteTig4 chromosome 34, sSteTig4.hap1, whole genome shotgun sequence genome encodes the following:
- the LOC125467665 gene encoding serine protease FAM111A-like isoform X1 has translation MSSSSDEGSRTPTPQDAAGPRKDGHSLNRSIKQETDCLVRIALFGAENNDQEYQMKDARSKRLDDYNSWDESKLQAGSYAEEFSPKNGRGPKNKYRNRKCAVQSLQKKEFTFSVCGDPDNIQYAFTADPSYTLLSALNTSCDFEEKVKSDNTILAYGEGPLRGLVHLDIRCHYLPQHSHFRLLFLRTQIREGSGSGSEHPMPPECPRGERHVLFYVEPSGRSAGNSAQRIVLSDRIAHGQTKLCVLGFQGETIREALASDGRFDAKVEDDSHKLLEKVDPPRKIQFNNTVDGLHGRSFQVELSGPRRKAAPDDGGRSPKPRAGESAVRLARKEPDNRGHEGARCLLPRWHLEARRASLSRFKQLVSRNAELDNISERQYLNRHHQEALAPVPARAFRCISGRLSSVGCVTWKSSAALGSGTCFILGERYLLTCYHVVEMMTEGAAPGTWPTLVRDCSEVFFGYEEDGRKGQPLKLAAWLEIYDQALDYAVLELETSPGTPGLLQLWASPPQTGTLYITGHPEGDKKKICPCVVVTGYPKATGYTTPDLESLRPGVAREEAEDYTHELVLIASQAFNRLKYSNVITYKTEFHYGAAGSPIFNSEGSLVALHCGGEIYRKNKDPEKFYIELGRPIPLILHDIISKSQTAATEKSEQLIATLQHFLMRDVDG, from the coding sequence ATGAAAGATGCCCGAAGCAAAAGGTTGGATGACTATAACTCATGGGACGAAAGCAAACTGCAAGCAGGCAGTTATGCTGAGGAGTTTAGCCCAAAGAATGGGAGAGGTCCAAAGAACAAGTATAGAAACAGGAAGTGTGCGGTTCAAAGCCTTCAGAAGAAAGAGTTCACTTTTAGCGTGtgcggagacccagataatatccaGTATGCATTTACCGCGGATCCTAGCTACACGTTACTCTCTGCGCTGAACACGTCCTGTGACTTTGAAGAGAAGGTGAAAAGTGACAACACGATCCTGGCCTACGGGGAGGGCCCACTGAGAGGGTTGGTGCACCTGGACATCCGGTGCCATTACCTGCCACAGCATTCCCACTTCCGGCTGCTCTTCCTGCGGACCCAGATCCGGGAGGGCAGTGGCAGCGGGTCTGAGCACCCTATGCCCCCTGAGTGCCCGCGTGGCGAGAGGCACGTCCTCTTCTACGTGGAGCCGAGTGGCAGGAGCGCGGGCAACAGTGCCCAGAGGATTGTCCTGTCTGACCGGATTGCCCACGGGCAGACCAAGCTCTGCGTCCTGGGCTTCCAGGGGGAGACCATCCGGGAAGCGCTGGCCAGTGATGGCCGCTTCGACGCCAAGGTAGAGGACGACAGCCACAAGCTGCTGGAGAAGGTGGACCCACCAAGGAAGATCCAGTTCAACAACACAGTGGATGGGCTACACGGCCGCAGCTTCCAGGTCGAGCTGAGCGGCCCCAGGAGGAAGGCTGCTCCTGACGACGGCGGCAGAAGCCCGAAGCCCAGAGCTGGTGAATCGGCTGTGCGGCTGGCCAGGAAGGAGCCGGACAACCGGGGGCATGAGGGGGCTCGCTGCCTGCTGCCGAGGTGGCACCTGGAAGCCCGCCGAGCCTCCCTCTCCAGGTTCAAGCAGTTGGTGTCCAGGAATGCTGAGCTGGACAACATCTCGGAGCGGCAGTACCTGAACCGCCACCACCAGGAGGCCCTGGCGCCGGTGCCTGCCAGGGCTTTCCGCTGCATCTCGGGCCGCCTCTCCAGCGTGGGCTGTGTCACCTGGAAGAGCTCGGCCGCTCTGGGCAGTGGCACCTGCTTCATCCTGGGTGAGCGGTACCTCCTCACCTGCTACCATGTGGTGGAAATGATGACAGAGGGCGCTGCACCGGGCACCTGGCCCACTCTGGTCCGCGACTGCTCTGAGGTCTTCTTTGGCTATGAGGAGGATGGTAGGAAGGGTCAGCCGCTGAAACTGGCAGCCTGGCTGGAGATTTACGACCAGGCGCTTGACTACGCCGTCCTGGAGCTCGAGACCAGCCCCGGGACCCCAGGCCTGCTACAGCTCTGGGCCAGCCCACCTCAGACTGGCACCCTGTATATTACTGGGCACCCTGAAGGAGACAAAAAGAAAATCTGCCCTTGTGTGGTTGTGACTGGGTACCCAAAGGCAACTGGTTACACAACGCCAGATCTGGAAAGCTTGAGACCTGGGGTTGCCAGAGAAGAAGCTGAGGATTACACGCACGAGCTGGTCTTGATTGCAAGTCAAGCTTTCAATAGACTGAAATACTCGAATGTAATCACTTACAAAACAGAGTTTCACTACGGTGCTGCAGGCTCCCCGATATTTAACTCTGAGGGCTCCCTGGTTGCATTGCACTGCGGTGGGGAGATTTATAGAAAAAATAAAGACCCAGAAAAATTCTACATTGAACTTGGAAGGCCCATCCCGCTTATTCTCCATGATATAATTAGCAAGAGCCAGACTGCCGCCACAGAAAAGTCAGAGCAGCTAATCGCCACACTACAGCACTTTTTAATGCGAGATGTAGACGGCTAG
- the LOC125467665 gene encoding serine protease FAM111A-like isoform X2 → MKDARSKRLDDYNSWDESKLQAGSYAEEFSPKNGRGPKNKYRNRKCAVQSLQKKEFTFSVCGDPDNIQYAFTADPSYTLLSALNTSCDFEEKVKSDNTILAYGEGPLRGLVHLDIRCHYLPQHSHFRLLFLRTQIREGSGSGSEHPMPPECPRGERHVLFYVEPSGRSAGNSAQRIVLSDRIAHGQTKLCVLGFQGETIREALASDGRFDAKVEDDSHKLLEKVDPPRKIQFNNTVDGLHGRSFQVELSGPRRKAAPDDGGRSPKPRAGESAVRLARKEPDNRGHEGARCLLPRWHLEARRASLSRFKQLVSRNAELDNISERQYLNRHHQEALAPVPARAFRCISGRLSSVGCVTWKSSAALGSGTCFILGERYLLTCYHVVEMMTEGAAPGTWPTLVRDCSEVFFGYEEDGRKGQPLKLAAWLEIYDQALDYAVLELETSPGTPGLLQLWASPPQTGTLYITGHPEGDKKKICPCVVVTGYPKATGYTTPDLESLRPGVAREEAEDYTHELVLIASQAFNRLKYSNVITYKTEFHYGAAGSPIFNSEGSLVALHCGGEIYRKNKDPEKFYIELGRPIPLILHDIISKSQTAATEKSEQLIATLQHFLMRDVDG, encoded by the coding sequence ATGAAAGATGCCCGAAGCAAAAGGTTGGATGACTATAACTCATGGGACGAAAGCAAACTGCAAGCAGGCAGTTATGCTGAGGAGTTTAGCCCAAAGAATGGGAGAGGTCCAAAGAACAAGTATAGAAACAGGAAGTGTGCGGTTCAAAGCCTTCAGAAGAAAGAGTTCACTTTTAGCGTGtgcggagacccagataatatccaGTATGCATTTACCGCGGATCCTAGCTACACGTTACTCTCTGCGCTGAACACGTCCTGTGACTTTGAAGAGAAGGTGAAAAGTGACAACACGATCCTGGCCTACGGGGAGGGCCCACTGAGAGGGTTGGTGCACCTGGACATCCGGTGCCATTACCTGCCACAGCATTCCCACTTCCGGCTGCTCTTCCTGCGGACCCAGATCCGGGAGGGCAGTGGCAGCGGGTCTGAGCACCCTATGCCCCCTGAGTGCCCGCGTGGCGAGAGGCACGTCCTCTTCTACGTGGAGCCGAGTGGCAGGAGCGCGGGCAACAGTGCCCAGAGGATTGTCCTGTCTGACCGGATTGCCCACGGGCAGACCAAGCTCTGCGTCCTGGGCTTCCAGGGGGAGACCATCCGGGAAGCGCTGGCCAGTGATGGCCGCTTCGACGCCAAGGTAGAGGACGACAGCCACAAGCTGCTGGAGAAGGTGGACCCACCAAGGAAGATCCAGTTCAACAACACAGTGGATGGGCTACACGGCCGCAGCTTCCAGGTCGAGCTGAGCGGCCCCAGGAGGAAGGCTGCTCCTGACGACGGCGGCAGAAGCCCGAAGCCCAGAGCTGGTGAATCGGCTGTGCGGCTGGCCAGGAAGGAGCCGGACAACCGGGGGCATGAGGGGGCTCGCTGCCTGCTGCCGAGGTGGCACCTGGAAGCCCGCCGAGCCTCCCTCTCCAGGTTCAAGCAGTTGGTGTCCAGGAATGCTGAGCTGGACAACATCTCGGAGCGGCAGTACCTGAACCGCCACCACCAGGAGGCCCTGGCGCCGGTGCCTGCCAGGGCTTTCCGCTGCATCTCGGGCCGCCTCTCCAGCGTGGGCTGTGTCACCTGGAAGAGCTCGGCCGCTCTGGGCAGTGGCACCTGCTTCATCCTGGGTGAGCGGTACCTCCTCACCTGCTACCATGTGGTGGAAATGATGACAGAGGGCGCTGCACCGGGCACCTGGCCCACTCTGGTCCGCGACTGCTCTGAGGTCTTCTTTGGCTATGAGGAGGATGGTAGGAAGGGTCAGCCGCTGAAACTGGCAGCCTGGCTGGAGATTTACGACCAGGCGCTTGACTACGCCGTCCTGGAGCTCGAGACCAGCCCCGGGACCCCAGGCCTGCTACAGCTCTGGGCCAGCCCACCTCAGACTGGCACCCTGTATATTACTGGGCACCCTGAAGGAGACAAAAAGAAAATCTGCCCTTGTGTGGTTGTGACTGGGTACCCAAAGGCAACTGGTTACACAACGCCAGATCTGGAAAGCTTGAGACCTGGGGTTGCCAGAGAAGAAGCTGAGGATTACACGCACGAGCTGGTCTTGATTGCAAGTCAAGCTTTCAATAGACTGAAATACTCGAATGTAATCACTTACAAAACAGAGTTTCACTACGGTGCTGCAGGCTCCCCGATATTTAACTCTGAGGGCTCCCTGGTTGCATTGCACTGCGGTGGGGAGATTTATAGAAAAAATAAAGACCCAGAAAAATTCTACATTGAACTTGGAAGGCCCATCCCGCTTATTCTCCATGATATAATTAGCAAGAGCCAGACTGCCGCCACAGAAAAGTCAGAGCAGCTAATCGCCACACTACAGCACTTTTTAATGCGAGATGTAGACGGCTAG